A genome region from Anastrepha obliqua isolate idAnaObli1 chromosome 4, idAnaObli1_1.0, whole genome shotgun sequence includes the following:
- the LOC129245945 gene encoding esterase B1-like: MFQVYAFLHRRCSSLRCYSEKPYKRIIRSVRQGVIAGREDHLSNGMPYYYFRGVPYAVPPLRELRFKSPVSLECFDRPLLDCTHFRDPCPQREAITNKILGTEDCLHLNIYAPAKCTAEPLPVMVWIHGGGFTADTGNKYLPLSLLEEGVIVVTLNYRLGAWGFLCLPEAGIWGNAGLKDQRLALQWVHENIENFNGDPNNVTLFGESAGAVCVQMHMLTSQASKFFHKAIMQSGSANIEWSFQRKPKAKVRHLCELLGCKSKGPKAMLEFLQSPEKVTPEAVLRMSLSLLLPDERRRGPPFPLRPVLEDSSSPDAFISSPVLELMRQRDTLTIPTMIGYNSGEGLTLLRHSMKQMKKVDEDLQRFVPRNISLSAEQPEMKVLTQKVREFYFGGRKITLEHLQSLCNLVTDYHFLIDIHLATELQAIHQPRAPLYAYRFDYTGGRDFYKRFFAFEHLNGACHADELHYLFQLQNDDLNTLEEYDAQITKRLSAMWANFARHGEPTPQNSNVAKELGFTWTPVRDASEGDYSKLDYFIIDRKCSMRQDPDKDRMEFWDEIYRTYPPLDYSKLNGTT; encoded by the exons ATGTTTCAGGTGTATGCTTTTTTACATAGACGTTGTAGTTCTTTAAGATGCTATAGCGAAAAA CCTTATAAACGAATCATAAGATCAGTGCGTCAAGGTGTTATTGCCGGACGAGAGGATCACCTATCAAATGGGATgccatattattattttcgagGAGTGCCCTATGCAGTTCCGCCACTTCGAGAATTGCGTTTCAAG TCGCCTGTTTCGTTGGAATGCTTCGATCGTCCCTTGCTAGACTGTACGCACTTCAGAGATCCATGTCCACAACGTGAagcaataacaaacaaaattttgggtACGGAGGACTGTCTGCATCTCAATATTTATGCCCCAGCAAAATGCACCGCGGAGCCACTGCCAGTTATGGTCTGGATACATGGCGGTGGATTTACTGCAGATACTGGCAATAA GTATCTACCGCTGAGCCTTTTGGAGGAAGGTGTGATTGTGGTTACATTAAACTATCGTTTAGGCGCTTGGGGTTTTCTATGCTTGCCTGAGGCAGGTATTTGGGGAAACGCTGGTCTCAAAGATCAG CGTCTTGCACTGCAGTGGGTTCATGAGAACATCGAAAACTTCAACGGTGACCCCAATAACGTTACATTGTTCGGAGAAAGCGCTGGCGCAGTATGCGTGCAGATGCATATGTTAACTTCACAAGCAAGTAAATTCTTTCATAAAGCCATAATGCAAAGTGGTTCCGCTAATATAGAGTGGTCATTTCAACGCAAACCGAAGGCGAAAGTGCGTCACTTATGTGAACTGCTCGGTTGTAAGTCAAAAGGCCCGAAGGCAATGCTCGAATTTTTGCAGTCACCCGAAAAGGTAACTCCTGAGGCAGTTTTGCGCATGTCATTATCTTTACTCTTACCCGATGAACGACGTCGTGGACCGCCTTTCCCGCTACGGCCTGTACTCGAAGATTCGAGCAGCCCAGATGCCTTCATTAGTAGTCCGGTATTAGAATTAATGCGCCAGAGAGACACTCTTACTATACCTACGATGATTGGCTACAACTCCGGAGAAGGTCTTACACTTTTAAGGCATTCGATGAAACAAATGAAGAAAGTCGATGAAGATCTTCAGCGCTTTGTTCCTCGTAACATCTCACTGTCTGCCGAACAACCGGAAATGAAAGTGTTGACACAAAAAGTTCGTGAATTCTATTTCGGAGGGCGTAAAATTACACTAGAGCACCTTCAAAGCCTATGTAATTTAGTAACAGACTATCATTTCCTCATCGATATACACTTAGCGACAGAATTACAAGCGATACATCAACCGCGTGCTCCACTCTACGCCTATCGCTTTGATTATACGGGCGGTCGTGACTTTTACAAgcgattttttgcatttgagcATCTAAATGGTGCCTGTCACGCAGATGAACTTCATTACCTCTTCCAACTGCAGAATGATGATCTGAACACACTTGAAGAATATGACGCACAAATCACCAAACGACTAAGTGCAATGTGGGCCAACTTTGCGCGTCATGGTGAACCAACTCCTCAAAATAGTAACGTAGCAAAAGAGCTCGGATTTACATGGACCCCTGTTAGGGATGCGTCGGAGGGAGATTATTCTAAATTAGACTATTTTATTATTGATCGGAAATGTAGTATGCGCCAAGATCCTGACAAAGATCGCATGGAATTCTGGGATGAAATATATCGAACATATCCTCCATTAGACTATTCAAAACTAAATGGAACTacctaa